From Paraburkholderia fungorum, the proteins below share one genomic window:
- a CDS encoding NAD-dependent protein deacetylase has protein sequence MTDLAPAPVAPLSEPLIESHTLDDLHSFVQRYPRLFVLTGAGISTDSGIPGYRDDNGAWKRSPPITLQEFLGTQTMRQRYWARSMVGWPVVAQAQPNAAHTALARLETAGHVPTLVTQNVDGLHQRAGSREVIELHGGINGVTCLDCGMQHARASIQQTLEADNPALLNVTAETAADGDAHLEWHDLGGFRIPRCPNCNGLLKPSVVFFGESVPKERVDAASHALESADAMLVVGSSLMVYSGYRFCVWAQKQGKPVVAINLGRTRADPLLSLKITAPCADTLTALAGRLALD, from the coding sequence ATGACCGACCTTGCCCCCGCGCCCGTTGCGCCGCTTAGCGAACCGCTGATCGAATCGCACACGCTCGACGATCTGCACAGCTTCGTGCAGCGCTATCCGCGCCTGTTCGTGCTGACCGGCGCGGGCATCAGCACCGACTCCGGCATCCCCGGTTATCGCGACGACAACGGCGCATGGAAGCGCTCGCCGCCTATCACGTTGCAGGAGTTTCTCGGCACGCAGACGATGCGTCAGCGCTACTGGGCGCGCAGCATGGTCGGCTGGCCGGTCGTCGCGCAGGCGCAGCCCAATGCCGCGCATACCGCGTTGGCCCGGCTCGAAACCGCCGGTCATGTGCCGACGCTGGTGACGCAAAACGTCGACGGTCTGCATCAACGCGCGGGCAGCCGCGAGGTGATCGAACTGCATGGCGGCATCAACGGCGTCACGTGCCTGGACTGTGGGATGCAGCATGCGCGCGCGTCGATCCAGCAGACGCTGGAAGCGGACAATCCCGCGCTGCTGAACGTCACCGCCGAAACCGCCGCCGACGGCGACGCCCATCTCGAATGGCACGACCTCGGCGGATTCCGCATTCCCCGCTGCCCGAATTGCAACGGCCTGCTGAAGCCGTCGGTGGTGTTTTTCGGCGAAAGCGTGCCGAAGGAACGGGTCGACGCGGCGTCGCACGCGCTCGAATCGGCGGATGCGATGCTGGTGGTCGGCTCGTCGCTGATGGTCTATTCCGGCTACCGTTTTTGCGTGTGGGCGCAGAAGCAGGGCAAGCCGGTCGTCGCGATCAATCTGGGACGTACGCGCGCCGATCCGCTGCTGTCGCTGAAGATCACGGCGCCGTGCGCGGACACGCTGACCGCGCTGGCTGGCCGCCTGGCGCTGGATTGA
- a CDS encoding pyridoxamine 5'-phosphate oxidase family protein, with amino-acid sequence MLTTIEQLEALYDQPHERALAKEIDYVNDDYRAFIDVAPFAVLATAGPDGLDCSPRGDAPGFVRVVDRRTLALPDRPGNNRLDSLRNIIVEPRLALLFIIPGIGESLRVNGRGRITNEPEWLDSFAVEGKLPRTVLLIDVDSVYFHCSKALVRSKLWDPARHIERSRLPSAGEIHRHINGAHFDAATYDRELAERVRTALY; translated from the coding sequence ATGTTGACGACGATCGAACAGCTCGAAGCCCTCTACGATCAGCCGCACGAACGCGCGCTGGCGAAAGAGATCGACTACGTCAACGACGACTATCGCGCGTTCATCGACGTTGCGCCGTTTGCGGTGCTCGCCACCGCAGGCCCGGACGGTCTCGACTGTTCGCCGCGTGGCGATGCGCCGGGTTTCGTCCGCGTGGTCGACAGACGGACGCTCGCGTTGCCGGATCGCCCCGGCAACAACCGGCTCGACAGTCTGCGCAATATCATCGTCGAACCACGGCTCGCGCTGCTGTTCATCATCCCCGGAATTGGCGAAAGTTTGCGGGTGAACGGCCGTGGCCGGATTACGAATGAGCCTGAATGGCTGGACAGTTTCGCCGTCGAAGGTAAACTGCCGCGCACCGTGCTGCTGATCGACGTCGATTCTGTGTACTTTCACTGCTCGAAAGCGCTGGTTCGCTCGAAGCTGTGGGACCCGGCGCGGCATATCGAGCGGTCGCGGCTGCCGAGCGCGGGTGAGATTCACCGGCACATCAACGGCGCGCATTTCGATGCCGCGACCTACGACCGCGAACTCGCGGAACGCGTACGCACGGCCCTGTACTGA
- a CDS encoding DUF938 domain-containing protein, which produces MTESHPALRQRSPSAERNREPILAVLREALPATGRVLEIASGTGQHAMCFAAALPGLDWQPSDADADARASIAAWIAHDGLPNVRAPLALDVHQPDWGVDSLDAVVCINMIHISPWSATQALFAGASRRLADGGVLYLYGPYKRGGAHTSPSNEAFDQQLRSRDPAWGVRDMETVVTLGASLGLVCDEPIAMPANNFSLVFRKRPGATQV; this is translated from the coding sequence ATGACTGAATCCCATCCGGCGCTGCGGCAACGTTCGCCTTCCGCTGAACGTAACCGCGAGCCGATCCTCGCGGTGCTTCGCGAAGCGCTGCCCGCCACCGGCCGCGTGCTCGAAATCGCCAGCGGCACCGGCCAGCACGCGATGTGTTTCGCCGCCGCGCTGCCCGGCCTCGACTGGCAACCGAGCGACGCCGATGCCGACGCGCGCGCGTCGATCGCCGCGTGGATCGCGCACGACGGCTTGCCGAACGTGCGCGCGCCGCTGGCGCTCGACGTTCATCAGCCGGACTGGGGCGTGGATTCGCTCGATGCCGTGGTCTGCATCAACATGATCCACATCTCACCGTGGAGCGCGACGCAGGCATTGTTCGCGGGCGCGAGCCGCCGTCTGGCCGACGGCGGTGTACTGTACCTTTACGGCCCATACAAACGCGGCGGCGCGCATACTTCGCCGAGCAACGAAGCATTCGATCAACAGTTGCGCAGCCGCGATCCGGCCTGGGGCGTGCGAGATATGGAAACTGTGGTGACGTTGGGTGCATCGCTTGGGTTGGTCTGCGATGAACCGATCGCGATGCCGGCCAATAATTTCAGTCTGGTGTTCAGGAAACGACCGGGGGCCACGCAGGTCTGA
- the gndA gene encoding NADP-dependent phosphogluconate dehydrogenase has protein sequence MGKQAIGVVGLAVMGRNLALNIESRGHAVSVYNRSREKTDELIAEYPDRKLVPAFTLEEFVESLEKPRRILLMVKAGEGTDATINSLKPLLDKGDILIDGGNTHFTDTIRRNQELAKAGLHFIGTGVSGGEEGALKGPSIMPGGQREAYDLVAPILTEIAAKAPDGEPCVAYMGPDGAGHFVKMVHNGIEYGDMQLIAESYAVLKQVVGLSNEELGKVYTEWNEGELDSYLIEITSKIFSKKDDETGKDLVDVILDRAAQKGTGKWTSQNALDLGAPLPLITEAVFARVLSSLKDQRVAASKVLEGPQAKPLGVERDAFIESVRRALYFSKVISYAQGFAQLRAASEEYKWDLDFGTIAKIFRAGCIIRARFLQKITDAYTKDKAIANLLLDPYFRDIAKNYQAALREVVVAAINAGVPVPAFASAVAYFDAYRSERLPANLVQAQRDFFGAHTFERTDKPGSFHANWS, from the coding sequence ATGGGCAAACAGGCAATCGGCGTGGTGGGGCTAGCGGTGATGGGCCGCAATCTGGCACTCAACATCGAGAGCCGCGGCCACGCGGTGTCGGTGTACAACCGTAGCCGCGAGAAAACCGACGAACTCATCGCCGAATATCCGGACAGGAAACTGGTGCCGGCTTTCACGCTGGAAGAATTCGTGGAGTCGCTGGAAAAGCCGCGCCGCATTCTGCTGATGGTCAAGGCAGGCGAAGGCACCGACGCCACCATCAACTCGCTCAAGCCGCTGCTCGACAAGGGCGACATTCTGATCGACGGCGGCAATACGCATTTCACCGACACCATCCGCCGCAATCAGGAACTGGCGAAGGCCGGTCTGCATTTCATCGGCACGGGCGTGTCGGGCGGCGAGGAAGGCGCGCTGAAAGGCCCGTCGATCATGCCCGGCGGCCAGCGCGAAGCGTACGACCTGGTCGCCCCGATCCTTACCGAAATCGCCGCGAAGGCGCCGGACGGCGAGCCGTGCGTCGCATACATGGGACCGGACGGCGCGGGCCACTTCGTGAAGATGGTGCACAACGGCATCGAGTACGGCGACATGCAGCTGATCGCCGAAAGCTATGCGGTGCTCAAGCAGGTAGTGGGTCTGTCGAACGAAGAACTCGGCAAGGTCTACACCGAGTGGAACGAAGGCGAGCTCGACAGCTACCTGATCGAAATCACGTCGAAGATTTTCAGCAAGAAAGACGACGAAACCGGCAAGGATCTGGTCGACGTGATCCTCGATCGCGCGGCACAGAAGGGCACCGGCAAGTGGACCAGCCAGAACGCGCTCGACCTCGGCGCGCCGCTGCCGCTGATCACCGAAGCCGTGTTCGCACGCGTGCTGTCGTCGCTGAAGGATCAGCGCGTGGCCGCGAGCAAGGTGCTCGAAGGGCCGCAGGCCAAGCCGCTGGGCGTCGAGCGGGATGCGTTCATCGAGTCGGTGCGCCGTGCGCTGTACTTCAGCAAGGTGATTTCGTACGCACAGGGCTTCGCGCAACTGCGCGCAGCGTCGGAAGAGTACAAGTGGGACCTGGATTTCGGCACGATCGCGAAGATTTTCCGCGCTGGCTGTATCATCCGCGCCCGCTTCCTGCAAAAGATCACGGACGCCTACACGAAGGACAAGGCGATCGCGAATCTGCTGCTCGATCCGTACTTCCGCGACATCGCGAAGAACTACCAGGCTGCGCTGCGTGAAGTCGTGGTGGCCGCGATCAATGCAGGCGTGCCGGTGCCGGCGTTTGCGTCGGCGGTTGCGTATTTCGACGCTTATCGCTCGGAACGTCTGCCGGCAAATCTGGTGCAGGCGCAACGCGATTTCTTCGGCGCGCACACGTTCGAACGTACCGACAAGCCGGGTAGCTTCCACGCAAACTGGAGCTAA
- a CDS encoding DUF4148 domain-containing protein, whose protein sequence is MKTLISAVVVAAALVAPVASFAQSTNQPLTRAEVRAQLVQLEKAGYNPIGDHTDYPSNLLAAQARVDAQNGNAQAANSGYGAPAVGTSQSGRSVSSTDRNSVYFGN, encoded by the coding sequence ATGAAGACCCTGATCTCTGCAGTTGTTGTCGCTGCCGCTCTGGTTGCTCCGGTCGCATCGTTCGCACAATCGACGAACCAGCCGCTCACGCGCGCCGAGGTCCGCGCTCAACTGGTCCAGCTCGAAAAGGCCGGCTACAACCCGATCGGCGACCACACCGATTACCCCAGCAATCTGCTGGCTGCGCAAGCCCGCGTCGATGCGCAAAACGGTAACGCTCAGGCTGCGAACAGCGGCTATGGCGCTCCGGCCGTCGGCACGTCGCAATCGGGCCGCTCGGTCAGCAGCACCGACCGTAACTCGGTTTATTTCGGCAACTAA
- a CDS encoding oxidoreductase-like domain-containing protein, which yields MPQAISVDDPQPQPPVPPELEDCCHSGCSPCIFDLYDDALERYRAALAEWKKRQEL from the coding sequence GTGCCCCAAGCCATATCTGTCGACGACCCGCAACCGCAGCCGCCCGTGCCGCCCGAGCTTGAAGACTGTTGTCATAGCGGCTGCAGTCCGTGTATTTTCGATCTCTACGACGATGCGCTCGAACGCTATCGGGCCGCTCTCGCCGAATGGAAAAAGCGGCAGGAGCTATGA